From a region of the Alnus glutinosa chromosome 1, dhAlnGlut1.1, whole genome shotgun sequence genome:
- the LOC133865588 gene encoding T-complex protein 1 subunit epsilon has translation MALAFDDFGRPFIIIREQEQKTRLRGLDAQKANISAGKAVARILRTSLGPKGMDKMLQSPDGDVTISNDGATILEQMDVDNQIAKLMVELSRSQDYEIGDGTTGVVVMAGALLEQAEQLLERGIHPIRVAEGYEMASRIAVEHLDRIAQKFDFGVSNFEPLVQTCMTTLSSKIVNRCKRSLAEIAVKAVLAVADLERKDVRLDLIKVDGKVGGKLEDTDLIYGIVVDKDMSHPQMPKQIEDAKIAILTCPFEPPKPKTKHKVDIDTVEKFQTLRLQEVKYFDDMVQKCKDVGATLVICQWGFDDEANHLLMHRNLPAVRWVGGVELELIAIATGGRIVPRFQELTPEKLGKAGLVRERSFGTTKDRMLYIEHCANSRAVTIFIRGGNKMMIEETKRSIHDALCVARNLIRNNSIVYGGGSSEISCSVAVEAAADRYPGVEQYAIRAFADALDSIPMALAENSGLQPIETLSAVKSQQVKENNPYCGIDCNDVGTNDMREQNVFETLIGKQQQILLATQVVKMILKIDDVISPSEY, from the exons ATGGCGCTGGCGTTCGACGATTTCGGGAGGCCGTTCATAATAATAAGGGAGCAGGAGCAGAAGACGAGGCTGAGAGGGTTGGATGCGCAGAAGGCCAACATTTCAGCGGGCAAGGCCGTTGCTCGCATTCTCCGCACGTCCCTCGGCCCCAAGGGCATGGACAAGATGCTCCAGAGCCCTGATGGCGACGTCACCATCA GCAATGATGGTGCAACAATCTTGGAGCAGATGGATGTTGACAATCAAATTGCAAAGCTGATGGTTGAACTGTCCCGGAGTCAGGATTATGAGATTGGTGATGGCACGACTGGAGTTGTTGTCATGGCCGGTGCACTTCTGGAGCAGGCTGAGCAGCTCTTGGAACGTGGTATTCATCCCATTCGGGTCGCAGAGGGCTATGAAATGGCCTCTAGGATAGCTGTTGAGCATTTGGACCGTATTGCTCAGAAGTTCGATTTTGGAGTGTCAAATTTTGAGCCTTTGGTTCAAACTTGCATGACTACTTTGTCATCGAAGAT TGTCAATCGATGCAAGCGCAGTTTGGCTGAGATTGCTGTTAAAGCAGTTCTTGCTGTCGCGGATTTGGAGAGGAAGGATGTTCGCCTAGACTTAATTAAAGTAGATGGGAAAGTAGGGGGTAAGTTGGAAGATACTGATCTAATATACGGAATTGTTGTTGACAAGGATATGAGCCATCCACAGATGCCAAAGCAAATTGAAGATGCAAAAATTGCAATCTTGACTTGCCCCTTTGAGCCACCGAAGCCAAAGACTAAACATAAGGTCGATATTGATACGGTGGAAAAGTTCCAGACATTACGCTTGCAAGAAGTGAAGTATTTTGATGATATGGTTCAAAAATGCAAG GATGTTGGTGCTACCTTGGTTATCTGTCAATGGGGGTTCGATGATGAAGCAAATCATTTGTTGATGCACAGGAACTTGCCTGCTGTCAGATGGGTCGGTGGTGTGGAGTTAGAACTGATAGCAATAGCCACAG GTGGGAGAATTGTGCCAAGGTTCCAAGAATTGACCCCAGAAAAGTTGGGAAAG gCTGGTTTGGTTCGAGAAAGATCATTTGGTACAACGAAAGATCGAATGTTGTACATTGAACACTGTGCAAATTCAAGGGCTGTAACCATATTTATTCGTGGAG GCAACAAAATGATGATAGAGGAGACAAAGCGCAGCATCCACGATGCCTTGTGCGTTGCGAGGAATCTCATTCGCAACAATTCTATTGTGTATGGTGGTGGCTCATCTGAGATTTCTTGCTCAGTTGCTGTAGAGGCAGCTGCAGATAGATATCCAGGAGTTGAGCAG TATGCTATCAGAGCATTTGCTGATGCTTTGGATTCTATCCCCATGGCACTTGCAGAGAATAGTGGACTCCAACCCATTGAAACGCTATCTGCGGTGAAGTCACAGCAAGTTAAG GAGAACAATCCCTACTGTGGAATAGATTGCAATGATGTTGGCACCAATGACATGCGTGAGCAAAATGTGTTTGAGACTCTGATTGGGAAGCAGCAGCAGATCCTGCTGGCAACTCAAGTTGTGAAGATGATACTGAAAATTGATGATGTTATCTCACCTTCTGAGTACTGA
- the LOC133865599 gene encoding uncharacterized protein LOC133865599 yields the protein MDPMAEEQIDYDDEEYGGAQKTQYQGSGAIPALADDELMGEDDDYDDLYNDVNVGEGFLQLHRSEATQPPGGVGNGGLQTQKTDVPGQRVEAGGSQALNIPGVSVEGKYSNAGAHYPEQKEGPSAVKGPEVGPVSYPDGSSVSHRGRVVDMPHDAPFKNMGFQGSTPVPPNSGAAPSDMPGKITSEPMPVLNSGTGGPRTVPPSNQISVNVNVNHPIVNENQIRPPVENGQTMLFVGELHWWTTDAELECVLSQYGRVKEIKFFDERASGKSKGYCQVEFYEAAAATACKEGMNGHAFNGRACVVAFASPQTLKQMGASYANKNQPQTQAQPQGRRPMNDGAGRGGNMNYQSGDGGRNYGRGGWGRGGQGVLNRGPGRGRGGAMGARNMVGNNGGVGGATGGGYGQGLAGPAFGGPAGGMMNPQAMMGSGFDPTYMGRGGGYGGFPGPAFPGMLPSFPAVNTMGLAGVAPHVNPAFFGRGMAANGMGMMGSAGMDGHHPGMWNDTNMGGWGGEEHGRRTRESSYGGDDGASEYGYGEANNEKGVRSSAAPREKERGSERDWSGNSERRPRDEREQDWDRSEREPREHRYREEKDSYRDHRPRERDAGYEDEWDRGQSSSRPRSRSRAMPEEDRRSRSRDVDYGKRRRLPSE from the coding sequence ATGGATCCAATGGCCGAAGAGCAAATAGATTATGATGATGAAGAGTATGGAGGGGCTCAGAAGACACAGTATCAAGGAAGTGGAGCCATACCTGCCCTTGCAGATGACGAACTGATGGGAGAAGATGATGACTATGATGATCTCTACAATGATGTTAATGTTGGAGAGGGTTTCCTTCAGTTGCATCGGTCTGAGGCTACACAGCCACCTGGTGGTGTTGGCAATGGAGGACTTCAAACTCAGAAAACTGATGTTCCTGGACAAAGAGTGGAAGCTGGGGGATCACAAGCGCTGAACATTCCTGGTGTTTCAGTTGAAGGAAAGTATTCTAATGCTGGTGCTCATTATCCTGAGCAGAAGGAGGGGCCATCTGCTGTTAAGGGACCAGAAGTTGGACCTGTTAGTTATCCAGATGGGTCTTCAGTCTCACACAGAGGGAGGGTTGTGGACATGCCTCATGATGCCCCATTCAAAAATATGGGGTTTCAAGGATCCACACCTGTGCCCCCCAATTCTGGGGCTGCCCCTTCTGATATGCCTGGAAAAATTACCAGTGAGCCTATGCCTGTACTGAATTCTGGAACTGGTGGTCCTCGAACTGTTCCACCCTCTAATCAAATCAGCGTGAATGTAAATGTCAATCATCCGATAGTTAATGAAAATCAGATCCGGCCACCTGTAGAGAATGGTCAAACCATGCTGTTTGTGGGAGAACTACATTGGTGGACAACTGATGCAGAGCTTGAATGTGTTTTATCTCAATATGGGAGGGTCAAGGAAATTAAGTTTTTTGATGAGAGAGCTAGTGGTAAATCCAAAGGCTATTGTCAAGTTGAATTCTATGAGGCAGCTGCAGCCACTGCATGCAAGGAGGGAATGAATGGTCATGCTTTCAATGGGAGAGCTTGTGTTGTGGCCTTTGCTTCTCCGCAAACATTGAAACAGATGGGAGCTTCTTATGCAAACAAGAACCAACCTCAGACCCAGGCTCAACCTCAGGGAAGGAGGCCAATGAATGATGGTGCAGGGAGAGGGGGCAATATGAATTATCAAAGTGGAGATGGAGGAAGAAATTATGGGCGGGGTGGATGGGGACGGGGTGGGCAGGGTGTACTCAACCGAGGCCCTGGGAGGGGAAGAGGAGGGGCCATGGGTGCAAGGAACATGGTTGGGAACAATGGTGGAGTTGGAGGTGCCACTGGAGGAGGTTACGGTCAAGGCCTTGCAGGTCCTGCATTTGGGGGTCCTGCTGGTGGTATGATGAACCCACAGGCCATGATGGGTTCTGGATTTGATCCAACATATATGGGTCGAGGAGGCGGTTATGGGGGGTTTCCAGGTCCTGCTTTTCCTGGAATGCTTCCTTCTTTTCCAGCTGTTAATACGATGGGACTTGCTGGTGTGGCACCTCATGTCAACCCAGCCTTCTTTGGTCGGGGAATGGCAGCTAATGGAATGGGAATGATGGGTTCTGCTGGAATGGATGGTCATCATCCTGGGATGTGGAATGACACGAACATGGGTGGATGgggaggagaagaacatggtagAAGGACGAGGGAGTCCAGCTATGGTGGTGATGATGGTGCTTCTGAATATGGGTATGGAGAGGCAAATAACGAAAAAGGAGTAAGGTCAAGTGCTGCCCCTAGGGAAAAGGAACGGGGATCTGAGCGTGACTGGTCAGGAAACTCTGAGAGGAGGCCTCGTGATGAGAGGGAACAGGACTGGGACAGGTCTGAAAGGGAGCCCAGGGAACACCGGTATAGGGAAGAGAAAGATAGTTATCGAGACCATCGGCCGAGAGAACGTGACGCGGGTTATGAGGATGAATGGGACAGGGGGCAATCTTCTTCAAGACCTCGGAGCAGGTCCCGAGCGATGCCAGAGGAAGATCGCAGGTCTCGATCCAGGGATGTTGATTATGGAAAGAGGAGACGTTTGCCATCAGAGTGA